A portion of the Mytilus galloprovincialis chromosome 12, xbMytGall1.hap1.1, whole genome shotgun sequence genome contains these proteins:
- the LOC143055020 gene encoding uncharacterized protein LOC143055020, whose protein sequence is MGLSDAALAIKLALIFIIVGFLLHIIGFGAPYWTDNIVFNRGLWQYCIKITDSCSSIDTDIKVGFGDWLTATKTFECFGLIGSIACLVLIGIFICVGRCSGSKCIAVFNVIVLLGTGACILIAIIIYASEAGNLAWAFGLATTGGVCFALAGIFMIVSMCQ, encoded by the exons ATGGGTCTCAGTGATGCAGCTTTGGCGATTAAATTAGCTCTAATTTTTATAATCGTCGGATTTCTCCTTCATATAATTGGATTTGGAGCACCTTACTGGACAGATAATATAGTATTTAACAGAGGATTATGGCAGTATTGTATCAAAATTACAGATTCTTGTAGCTCTATTGACACAGATATCAAAGTTGGAT TTGGAGACTGGTTGACGGCCACGAAGACCTTCGAATGTTTCGGATTAATTGGATCTATTGCCTGTTTAGTACTCATTGGAATATTTATCTGCGTAGGGAGATGTTCCGGAAGTAAATGCATTGCCGTTTTCAATGTCATCGTATTATTAGGGACTG GTGCTTGCATTCTGATTGCCATCATAATCTATGCTTCCGAGGCCGGTAACTTAGCCTGGGCATTTGGTCTAGCCACTACTGGAGGTGTTTGTTTCGCTCTAGCCGGAATATTCATGATCGTGTCTATGTGCCAGTAA
- the LOC143053905 gene encoding uncharacterized protein LOC143053905, whose product MSLMDHTQVDKFLAVRVLECFGLTGSVACLISICLLIFGGMCLENRFITMCNMFLFLATGTVIVIATIMFATMISDLDWAFGLATVGGVCFSLAGICQVVYLCQYE is encoded by the exons ATGTCATTAATGGACCATACAC agGTTGACAAATTCTTAGCAGTAAGAGTGCTGGAATGTTTCGGATTAACTGGATCTGTAGCCTGTTTGATATCTATTTGTCTTTTGATCTTTGGTGGAATGTGTCTTGAAAATAGATTTATCACCATGTGTAATATGTTCTTATTCTTGGCTACTG gAACTGTAATCGTGATTGCTACTATAATGTTCGCTACCATGATAAGTGATTTAGATTGGGCATTTGGTCTGGCCACTGTTGGTGGCGTTTGTTTCAGTCTTGCCGGAATATGTCAGGTCGTTTACCTTTGCCAATATGAATAG